The Buchnera aphidicola (Sitobion avenae) genome contains a region encoding:
- the dnaX gene encoding DNA polymerase III subunit gamma/tau: protein MNYEILARKWRPQSFKDIIGQKHIVTAISNGLSLGRIHHAWLLSGTRGIGKTTIARLLAKSLNCQKGIASNPCRKCIICKEIEKGLCLDVLEIDGASRTKVEDMREMLDNIYYAPTKSRFKVYLIDEVHMLSRHSFNALLKTLEEPPAHIKFILATTDIERIPKTIISRCLSFKLKTISEEKIFKFLKSILIKESIDSDEYSLKKISHYAKGSIRDALNLLEHAINLGNGSVDIKNITEILGILPEKYSFLLTDAVLKKDPKKTMLLLNKISAIGIEWEEVLIEMLRFLYHISISQEFPLVWEKFFTETYKNQIQIIAQNVNKKNIQLCYEILLNGRKELKFAPSQKIGIEMSLLRAITAIQKNKSSVNKNE from the coding sequence ATGAACTATGAAATATTAGCACGAAAATGGCGTCCTCAATCTTTTAAAGATATTATTGGTCAAAAACATATTGTCACTGCCATATCTAACGGATTATCTCTTGGACGCATTCATCATGCATGGTTATTATCTGGTACCAGAGGAATTGGAAAAACTACAATTGCTCGATTACTGGCTAAAAGTTTAAATTGTCAAAAAGGTATAGCTTCAAATCCTTGTAGAAAATGTATTATCTGTAAAGAAATAGAAAAAGGATTATGTTTAGACGTACTTGAAATAGATGGAGCATCTCGTACGAAAGTAGAAGACATGCGAGAAATGCTAGATAATATTTATTACGCTCCTACTAAAAGTCGTTTTAAAGTATATTTAATTGATGAGGTTCATATGCTTTCTCGCCATAGTTTTAATGCACTTCTTAAAACACTGGAAGAACCTCCTGCACATATTAAATTTATTTTGGCAACCACGGATATAGAAAGAATTCCTAAAACTATTATTTCTCGTTGTTTATCTTTTAAATTAAAAACAATTTCTGAAGAAAAAATATTTAAATTTTTAAAGTCTATTTTAATAAAAGAATCCATTGATTCTGATGAATATTCTTTAAAAAAGATATCTCATTATGCCAAAGGAAGCATACGAGATGCACTTAATTTACTAGAACATGCTATAAATCTCGGAAATGGTTCTGTTGATATTAAAAATATCACAGAAATATTGGGAATCCTACCTGAAAAATATTCTTTTTTATTAACTGATGCAGTTTTAAAAAAAGATCCAAAAAAAACAATGTTATTGTTAAATAAAATCAGTGCTATAGGAATAGAATGGGAAGAAGTTTTAATAGAAATGTTGCGTTTTTTATATCATATTTCAATATCACAAGAGTTTCCATTAGTATGGGAAAAATTTTTTACTGAAACATATAAAAATCAGATTCAAATAATCGCTCAAAATGTTAATAAAAAAAATATTCAGTTATGTTATGAAATACTTTTAAATGGAAGAAAAGAACTAAAATTTGCTCCTAGTCAAAAAATAGGAATAGAAATGTCTTTACTACGTGCGATCACTGCAATACAAAAAAATAAATCTAGTGTTAATAAAAATGAATGA
- a CDS encoding YbaB/EbfC family nucleoid-associated protein: protein MFTKGGLGNLMKQAQQMQEKMAKIQEEIAKMEVTGEAGAGLVKVTINGAHNCRRVEVDPSLLHDDKDMLEDLAAAAFNDATRRISEVQKKKMSAISTGIQMPNGLNIPV, encoded by the coding sequence ATGTTTACTAAAGGTGGTTTGGGTAACTTAATGAAGCAAGCACAACAAATGCAAGAAAAAATGGCAAAAATACAAGAAGAAATAGCTAAAATGGAAGTGACAGGAGAAGCAGGTGCTGGATTAGTTAAAGTAACTATTAATGGAGCTCATAATTGTAGACGAGTAGAAGTAGATCCTAGTCTTCTTCATGATGACAAAGATATGCTAGAAGATTTAGCAGCAGCTGCATTTAATGATGCAACAAGAAGAATATCTGAAGTACAAAAAAAGAAAATGTCTGCCATATCTACAGGAATACAAATGCCTAATGGACTAAATATACCTGTTTAA
- the htpG gene encoding molecular chaperone HtpG: MKTQKKEVYNFQSEVKQLLHLMIHSLYSNKEIFLRELISNASDAIDKLRFESISSPELYENDNDIKIKISINKAQRTLTISDNGIGMTKQDTIENLGTIAKSGTKSFLKSLENKQNKKNELIGEFGVGFYSSFIVSEKVSVRTRFAGSQSNEGTLWESSGEGEYNITNIIKKNRGTEITLFLKKEEEDFLEIWRIKSIISKYSDHITVPIHIQNYDEKNKTYFWEQINKAEALWTLKKSSITDNDYKDFYKHLTNDQNNPLIWSHNRVEGNQEYISLLYVPKKAAWDIWNRDNKHGLKLYVKRVYIMDNSQAFLPNYLRFIRGLIDSSDLPLNISREILQDNSITEKLRKALIKRSLSMLNKLAQSDSEKYQTFWNQFGLVLKEGPAEDNENLNQIANLLRFASVKNNSPEQKTSLQEYISHMNEKQEKIYYITADSYSAAKNSPHIELFKKNNIDVLLLSDRIDEWMMNYLSEFEGKKFQSISKEDLSLNNLTKEKKIKNDEVSTEIIEFLKKTKKILGDKVKDVRLTYRLTETPCVLLSDSTEMTTQMAKLFSAAGQSVPELKYIFEINPEHALIKKICLINNENELNEWIKLLLDQALLAEKGNLENPHKFIARINKLLLNQ, encoded by the coding sequence ATGAAAACGCAAAAAAAAGAAGTTTATAACTTTCAATCAGAAGTCAAACAATTACTACATTTAATGATTCATTCGCTATATTCTAATAAAGAGATTTTTCTAAGAGAACTAATATCAAATGCATCAGATGCAATAGATAAATTACGTTTTGAGTCTATATCATCTCCAGAATTGTATGAAAATGATAACGATATAAAAATTAAAATATCTATTAATAAAGCACAACGAACACTAACTATTAGTGACAACGGTATCGGCATGACCAAACAAGATACCATTGAAAATCTTGGTACAATTGCCAAATCAGGAACGAAATCATTTCTTAAATCTTTAGAAAACAAACAAAATAAAAAAAATGAATTGATCGGAGAATTTGGAGTAGGTTTTTATTCATCTTTTATTGTGTCAGAAAAAGTATCAGTTAGAACTAGATTTGCTGGTTCACAATCTAATGAAGGAACATTGTGGGAATCTTCAGGAGAAGGAGAATATAATATTACAAATATTATAAAAAAAAATAGAGGAACTGAAATTACTTTATTCTTAAAAAAAGAAGAAGAAGATTTTTTAGAAATATGGCGAATTAAAAGTATAATTAGCAAATACTCTGATCATATTACGGTTCCAATACACATACAAAATTATGATGAAAAAAATAAAACATATTTTTGGGAACAAATTAATAAAGCTGAAGCGTTATGGACGTTAAAAAAATCTTCTATTACTGATAACGATTATAAAGATTTTTATAAACATCTGACAAATGATCAAAATAATCCACTTATATGGAGTCATAATCGTGTAGAAGGTAATCAAGAATATATTAGTTTATTATACGTTCCTAAAAAAGCAGCCTGGGATATATGGAATAGAGATAATAAACACGGTTTAAAATTATATGTTAAACGTGTCTATATTATGGACAATTCTCAAGCTTTTCTTCCTAATTATTTACGTTTTATAAGAGGTTTAATAGATTCTAGTGATTTACCTTTAAATATTTCTCGTGAAATCTTGCAAGATAATTCTATTACAGAAAAATTAAGAAAAGCACTTATCAAAAGATCTTTAAGTATGCTAAATAAACTGGCACAAAGTGATAGTGAAAAATATCAAACTTTTTGGAATCAATTTGGACTTGTCTTAAAAGAAGGTCCTGCAGAAGATAATGAAAATTTAAATCAAATAGCAAATCTATTACGTTTCGCATCTGTAAAAAACAATAGCCCTGAACAAAAAACATCTTTACAAGAATATATATCTCATATGAATGAAAAACAAGAAAAAATATATTATATTACCGCAGATAGTTATTCCGCAGCAAAAAATAGTCCTCATATAGAATTATTTAAAAAAAATAATATTGATGTTTTATTATTATCTGATCGTATTGATGAATGGATGATGAATTATCTTTCTGAATTTGAAGGTAAAAAATTTCAATCTATTAGCAAAGAAGATTTATCACTTAATAATCTAACAAAAGAAAAAAAAATAAAAAATGATGAAGTTTCAACAGAAATAATTGAATTTCTAAAAAAAACAAAAAAAATACTTGGAGACAAGGTAAAAGATGTAAGACTAACGTATCGATTAACAGAAACCCCCTGTGTTTTACTAAGTGACTCCACTGAAATGACCACACAAATGGCTAAACTTTTTTCTGCAGCAGGACAATCAGTACCAGAATTAAAATACATTTTTGAAATTAATCCAGAGCATGCTTTAATAAAAAAAATTTGTTTAATTAATAATGAAAACGAATTGAATGAGTGGATAAAATTATTATTAGATCAAGCGTTATTAGCTGAAAAAGGTAATTTAGAAAATCCACATAAATTCATTGCTAGAATAAATAAATTACTTCTTAACCAATAA
- the adk gene encoding adenylate kinase codes for MRIILLGAPGTGKGTQAKFITEKYKIPQISTGDMLRESIYSKNKIGKIIKNIIEKGKLVSDKIVCDLIEKRILKKDCINGFILDGFPRTIEQALYLSQKKIKIDYVLDFIMPHQSILERISGRRIHVNSGRTYHIKFNPPKTRDQDDITGEALIIRKDDQKESIKKRLEEYKKTHHLLVQYYTSQKKIDNVQYFKIDAMNSFLSIRKTIEKILRNNFCVLQDSNL; via the coding sequence ATGCGTATTATTTTACTAGGTGCACCTGGTACAGGAAAGGGGACACAAGCAAAATTCATTACAGAAAAATATAAAATCCCTCAAATATCTACAGGTGATATGCTACGAGAAAGTATTTATTCAAAAAATAAAATAGGAAAAATTATTAAAAATATTATTGAAAAAGGAAAACTAGTTTCTGATAAAATTGTATGTGATTTAATAGAAAAAAGAATTTTAAAAAAAGACTGTATAAATGGTTTTATATTAGATGGTTTCCCAAGAACGATTGAACAAGCTCTTTATTTGTCACAAAAAAAAATAAAAATAGATTATGTGTTAGATTTTATAATGCCGCATCAATCTATATTAGAACGCATATCAGGTAGACGTATACATGTTAATTCAGGACGTACGTATCATATAAAATTTAATCCTCCAAAAACTCGAGACCAAGATGATATAACTGGAGAAGCATTAATTATAAGAAAAGATGATCAAAAAGAGAGTATTAAAAAAAGATTAGAGGAATACAAGAAAACACATCATCTATTAGTGCAATATTATACTAGTCAAAAAAAAATAGACAATGTACAATATTTTAAAATTGATGCTATGAATTCATTTTTATCAATTAGAAAAACAATAGAAAAAATTTTAAGAAATAATTTTTGCGTTCTACAGGATTCGAACCTGTGA
- the folD gene encoding bifunctional methylenetetrahydrofolate dehydrogenase/methenyltetrahydrofolate cyclohydrolase FolD — translation MSAIIIDGNKIAKKLELKILKKVNKRKKNGKKIPGLAMILVGNNIPSQIYVSKKKIACKNVGFFSECWNFPNNVDEIEILSLISKLNKNENIDGILIQLPLPQHINHLKILRSIIPDKDVDGFHPYNTGSLCQRTPKLRACTPKGIITMLKYNNIKTHGLHAVMVGASNIVGRPMSLELLLAGCTTTVTHRFTKNLKYHVQNADLLIVAVGKANFLKGHWIKKGSIVVDVGINRLEDGKIVGDVDFKNACLRASYITPVPGGVGPMTVVTLLQNTLEACENHDDF, via the coding sequence ATGTCAGCAATAATTATAGATGGTAATAAAATAGCTAAAAAATTGGAATTAAAAATTCTAAAAAAAGTTAATAAAAGAAAAAAAAATGGAAAAAAAATACCTGGATTAGCAATGATTTTGGTAGGGAATAATATTCCTTCACAAATTTATGTAAGCAAAAAAAAAATAGCATGTAAAAATGTTGGTTTTTTCTCAGAATGCTGGAATTTTCCTAATAATGTTGATGAAATAGAAATATTGAGTCTAATTTCTAAATTAAACAAAAATGAAAATATAGATGGAATCTTGATACAATTACCACTCCCCCAACACATAAATCATTTAAAAATTTTAAGGAGTATTATTCCAGATAAAGATGTAGATGGATTTCATCCATATAATACAGGTTCCTTATGTCAAAGAACTCCAAAACTGAGAGCATGTACGCCTAAAGGTATTATTACAATGTTAAAATATAATAATATAAAAACTCATGGGTTACATGCAGTAATGGTAGGAGCATCTAATATAGTGGGTAGACCTATGAGCTTAGAATTATTATTAGCTGGATGTACAACTACTGTTACACATCGATTTACCAAGAACTTAAAATATCATGTACAAAATGCTGATTTATTAATTGTTGCAGTTGGAAAAGCTAATTTTCTAAAAGGACATTGGATAAAAAAAGGATCGATAGTTGTAGATGTGGGAATTAATAGATTAGAAGATGGAAAAATAGTAGGTGATGTAGACTTTAAAAACGCATGTTTAAGAGCATCTTATATAACTCCTGTACCAGGTGGTGTTGGTCCTATGACAGTTGTGACTTTATTACAAAATACATTAGAAGCTTGTGAAAATCATGATGATTTTTAA
- the cysS gene encoding cysteine--tRNA ligase, translating into MLKIFNTRTRKKEIFKPIQKDKINLYVCGVTVYDLCHVGHGRTFVFFDIMVRYLRFSGFQVEYIRNITDVDDKIILKSRKENSTISSFTTSMIKEMHKDFKLLGIDSPNKEPRVTDHIDNIIDIIQELIKKKHAYINNNGDVVFSVDSDANYGILSRQSLHSLKSGVRVPINNMKNNPLDFILWKIFNKECSWNSPWGRGRPGWHIECSAITDAFFKNVIDIHGGGSDLLFPHHENEMSQSICFNNKSIINFWMHTGMVIINNQKMSKSLGNVYLLRDVLKKYEPEVLRYFFLSTHYRHPIYYCEKNLDQAYMSLKYLYTALYNTHPLSNNEEGINFQLDFHNAMDDDFNTPKVFSIFFKIARKINFFKNKDILKTNKFSFRLKYLANNLGFLLQKPEDFLQGKTTLNSSILKKIKFLIEKRNIARHLKLWKKADDIRKELISLDIILEDLPDGTVWRKK; encoded by the coding sequence ATGTTGAAAATTTTTAATACACGAACTAGAAAAAAAGAAATTTTTAAACCTATTCAGAAAGATAAAATTAATTTATATGTATGTGGGGTTACTGTGTATGATTTGTGTCATGTTGGACATGGACGTACTTTTGTATTTTTTGATATCATGGTTCGTTATTTACGTTTTTCCGGTTTTCAAGTAGAATACATTCGGAATATTACTGATGTTGATGATAAAATTATTTTAAAATCAAGAAAAGAAAATAGTACAATTAGTTCTTTTACTACTTCAATGATAAAAGAAATGCATAAAGATTTTAAATTATTAGGCATTGATTCGCCTAATAAAGAACCTCGTGTTACAGATCATATCGATAATATTATTGATATAATTCAAGAATTAATAAAAAAAAAACATGCATATATAAATAACAATGGTGATGTTGTATTTTCTGTAGATAGTGATGCTAATTATGGAATTTTATCTCGTCAATCTTTACATTCATTGAAATCTGGTGTACGTGTTCCTATAAATAATATGAAGAACAATCCGTTAGATTTTATACTTTGGAAAATTTTTAATAAGGAATGTTCTTGGAATTCTCCATGGGGAAGGGGTCGTCCTGGATGGCATATTGAATGTAGTGCTATAACTGATGCATTTTTTAAAAATGTTATAGATATTCATGGAGGTGGTTCCGATCTTCTTTTTCCTCATCATGAAAATGAGATGTCTCAATCCATATGTTTTAATAACAAATCAATAATAAATTTTTGGATGCATACTGGTATGGTAATTATAAATAATCAAAAAATGTCTAAATCTTTAGGAAATGTTTATCTTTTAAGAGATGTCTTAAAAAAATATGAGCCTGAAGTGTTACGTTATTTTTTTCTTTCCACACATTACCGTCATCCTATTTATTATTGTGAGAAAAATTTAGATCAAGCATATATGTCTTTGAAATATTTATATACAGCCTTATATAATACTCACCCTTTATCTAATAATGAAGAAGGTATTAACTTTCAACTTGATTTTCATAATGCTATGGACGATGATTTCAATACTCCCAAGGTATTTTCTATTTTTTTTAAAATAGCGCGTAAGATTAATTTCTTTAAAAATAAAGATATATTAAAAACTAATAAATTTTCTTTCAGATTAAAATATCTAGCAAACAATTTAGGTTTTTTATTGCAAAAACCTGAAGATTTTTTACAAGGAAAAACTACATTAAATTCATCTATTTTAAAAAAAATAAAATTTCTCATAGAAAAAAGAAATATTGCAAGACATTTGAAATTATGGAAGAAAGCTGATGACATCAGAAAAGAATTAATATCTTTAGATATCATATTAGAAGACTTGCCAGATGGAACAGTATGGCGTAAAAAATAA
- the ybeD gene encoding DUF493 family protein YbeD, with protein sequence MKTKLREMLKFPCFFTYKIIGLAQPELIDQIIKVIQIQIPGDYTPQVKSSNRGNYLSVSITICAKNFEQIEILYHEISKINIVRMVL encoded by the coding sequence ATGAAAACAAAATTACGAGAAATGTTAAAATTCCCTTGTTTTTTTACTTATAAGATTATTGGCTTGGCACAGCCTGAACTTATTGACCAAATAATAAAAGTCATTCAAATTCAGATTCCTGGAGATTATACACCTCAAGTAAAATCGAGCAACAGAGGCAACTACCTATCTGTTTCAATTACAATATGTGCCAAAAATTTTGAACAAATTGAAATTTTATATCATGAAATTAGTAAAATTAATATAGTTCGAATGGTTTTATAA
- the cspE gene encoding transcription antiterminator/RNA stability regulator CspE: MSKIKGNVKWFNESKGFGFITPEDGSKDVFVHFSAIQSNGFKTLAEGQSVEFEITEGAKGPSAANVISL; encoded by the coding sequence ATGTCCAAGATTAAAGGTAATGTTAAGTGGTTTAATGAATCTAAAGGTTTTGGTTTTATTACTCCAGAAGATGGTAGCAAAGATGTATTTGTTCATTTTTCAGCTATACAAAGTAATGGATTTAAAACTTTGGCAGAAGGTCAAAGTGTTGAATTCGAAATCACCGAAGGCGCAAAAGGACCATCTGCAGCTAATGTTATTAGTTTGTAA